The Streptomyces sp. NBC_00576 genome contains the following window.
GCGCCGCCCAGTCTTCTCGGCCGACGACGGCCGCGACGACGGGGCATCTGCGGGCCCGGCCGCCGCGCCGTACCCAGTACGAGACCGTCGTGTAGCGCGCCCGCACCCAGCCACGAGCCACGAGCAAGGAGGAAGACGGAAGTTGGGTTTCGCGGAGAAGCGTGGGAACTACTGGCGCGGCCGATACAAGACCGCGCCCGGCATGCACCTCACGGTCGCCGACGAGAACGGCAAGGCGATCCGGTTCGCCACCAAGGGCGAGGCCCAGCGCGCCGCGAGCGAGGCCGAGAACAAGTACCGGCGCGGTGACTGGCGCGACCCGTCGCTTGGCCAGGAGACCTTCGGCGAGTACGCGAACCGCTGGTACGCGGCCCAGGATCTGGCCGCCTCGACCATGCAGAACTACAAGCGTCACATCGAGGAGCACCTGCTCCCCGACTTCGAGGACAAGGCGCTCGCCGGCGTCCTGCGCATGGACGTTGACCTGTGGGAGAAGAAGGAGAAGGCCGTGTACGCGGCCTCCAGCGTCAAGACCTGGCGCTCGACGCTCCACCTGATCTTCGAGGACGCGATCGACGAGGGCTTGATCACGTCCAACCCGGCGGCCAGGCGGCGCGGACGCGGCAAGCGCGCCGGCCGCTCCCGCGACCGCGGCCCGGAGAAGGTCATCACTGACCCGCTCGGCATCCTGCTGACCGCCGAACGGGCCGCCCTGCTCTCCGGCCGCGACGACGAGTTCGTCGCCGTCGTCCTCAAGGGGTACACCGGCATGCGCTGGGGCGAAATCGTCGGCCTGGAGACGGAGTTCGCCCGCCCAGGCTCCGTCCGCGTCGAGTGGCAGCTGTACGAACTCGACACCGGCGAGTTGGTGCGCTGTCCGCCCAAGGACGACAGCTACCGCAAGATCGATGCGATGGACTGGTTGTCGGCCCTGGTCGCCAACCACGTCGCCCGAACGAAGCCGAAACCCTGCCCGTGTCACGGCAAGACCTACGTCTTCCGGGGACAGGGCGCGGCCCGCACCGGCGGCCACCAGGGTGCGAAGCTCATCGACGTCGCACGCCGTGCCGAAGTCTCCACGGGCACGGTGTCCAACGTCCTCAACCACCCCGACCGCGTCACCGAGGCCAAGCGGGTGAGGGTGGAGCAGGCCATCGTGGACCTGGGGTTCGTGCGGGGCGGCGTGGTGGCGCAGCACGCCGCCCACTGGCGCCGAAACGGCTTTGCGACATGGCTGTTCACTCCGGCGGTCTCCGGCTGGTACCCGAGGAAGGCACCGCAGGATGCCCGCCCCGTACCGCTCCTGGGCGAACCGCGGCCCGGCATCCCGGCCCGGGGACGTGGCGCCAGTGACCGGGCCGACGCCTGCTGGCTCCCGATCGCCAAGGGCCTTACGCCCCACGGCCTTCGCCACACCCACCGGACCGTGATGGAGGACCTCGGCACCGAGAAGGTCCTCATGGACGAACGCATGGGCCACATCGACGGATCGGTCTCGGCTCGCTACGCCCACGTCACCCCTGGCATGCGCAAGCGCCTCATGCTCGGACTGACTGAACAATGGGAGACGGCACTCGACGCTCGCCTGGCGATGAGCCCCACGTCACCAGTCCGCGTACTCGGCGATTTCCTACGGGCACGCAGAGAGTCGCATGCGCCTGAAGAGCCCCAACGGTGAATGCTGCTGTGCTCCTGGCGGTCACCGCCAGGAGCACAGCCATCTCCCGCGATGCCTCACCGGCCCAGCGTCAACATGGAGCGGTCAGCTCGCTCCGGCCGTTACGGCAAATACCCGGTGACGGGGCCAACAGACCTGGCTCAATAGGCACATGGAGATTGGCGAACACTGGGCCTACCGCGCGAGGCCGAAGGATCTGGGCAGCGCGGTTCGCCAGGTGGAGGTCGTTCGAGTGGGCGGTCCTGGTAGGTCTGGTTGGATCCACGTGCGATTTCTCGAAGGCGATGCCGTTGGCCTGCAGGAGTGGGTCAGTTCCGGCTCTCTCGTAGCACCGTGGGTGGATGTCGATACGTTCCGCGCGGACGACGCGGCGGAGCTGGCGCTGGTGGAGTCCTCCCGCCACGTCCGGGGCAGCACGGAGTTCGAGGCCGCCCGCATGATCCTCGGGTTCGTCCGCCCGAAGAACAGGCTGCGCCTACGCCGAATCGTGGCGGACGCAGGGGTTCTGGAGCTGAGCCGCCTCGACGAGACGGCACCGCTCACCGGCATCGACGCGGCCGAGCTCCGTAGCGACGCCATGGTGTACGAGAACCGCCACGGCATGTGCATTGCCGGGTGGCCGATCACCGAGTGCATCGCCCGCCACGTGGCTGGCCGACTCGCCGACGAGATCCTTCCGGAGGTGGACCGTAAGCAGCGGGACATCGAGCAGGAGCGTGCCCAGCCCTCCAGGTACTCCTACAGTCGGCGGGACGAGCGCAAGTTGGACGCGGAGGCGGCCGTCCTGCGTACCGTCCGGGCGTGGTGCGGCCAGGACAAGGCCGACCGCTACGACGAGTTGGTTGCCCTACGCGCCGAGGTCATCCGGATCGGAGAGCTGGTCGAGAAGGCGGTCAAGGCACTACGCGACCGCGGCCACGGCGTCATCGCCTCCACCATTGAGCGCGACCTTGGGGTCCATGTCGCCAGCCTTGATCCTGACGTGCGTCGATGAGACCGCGCCACGGATCTGGCTCCGCCTTGGGCGGCGCCGGCTGTGCAGCGGGCTTCTTTTCCTTCTCCGGCCGGTGTGGGTGCCAGCCGTCGAGGAACGGCCGCAGTTGATCTCCCGTCGGCTCCGCGTGGAAGTCGAGAGAAGCCAGGCCCCTGCCGCTCAGGGTGGGGTCGAGCCGGTCGGCCTCCGCCCTGCCCCAAGCCGACCACTCTCGCAGTTTTTCGGCTTCGAGGGCGTCCTCCGACGCGGCGGCGGCTTCATCCAGAGCGGCGCAGAACGTCCGGATCTCCCCTGCAGCCTGCCACCTCTCAAGGGCCGTGCCGAAATGCTCGCCCCGTACCGCGTGAACCGCCTTGATCGAAGCCACGCTGACGGCGGCCTCCCACTCCCGCCGCTCGCGCTCCTCCCGCTCCGCTTCCAGGCGCCGACGCTCGGCCTCCTGCCGCTCCCGCTCCTCTCGTAGGCGCTGCTGCTCCGCCTCACGTTCCAGTCGAGCCCGCTCCTCTTCCTCCGCGCGAGCCTTCAACGCCCGGAGGACTGAACCGATCTGTTCCTCCAACGGTTTCTTGGCCGTGTCGGCCCACTCCTTCTTCCAGCCGTAGCTGTAGCTGGAACCCGATTGCTGGCTGACCAGCAGCTCCAGCTCGCCGGACGGCTCGGACTTCTGGGCTGGGGTGACACGTTGCCAGTCGTACGTACGGCGGCCCGGCTGCTTGGGGACGTACCTGGACATCGGTGATCACACGACTGCGCGCCAGCCGGATCCGGTTCCACTCGGTCTCGTCCTCGCCGGTCACCCTGAGCAGCCCGAGGAAGAAGTCCCCCTTCGCCCGCCCGCTGTACTTCAGGCTGTATCCCTCAGGGGCACATTGCCGGGCTGCGTCGAATGCCCTGCGGTAGCGGGCCCGCTCCTCGGCGCTGGGATTCGGGATCCGGAGGAACCGCCCAGCCTGCTGTACCTCCGCGATCAAGGCCGCTCCGACTTCCGCCGGCGACGGCCGTGAGGGCTTCGCGGTGCGCTGCGGCGCTGGCTCCGTCGTGGATGAGGCTGGGGCTTGCCTCTGCGCTGGAGGGGCTGTTCGTGTCCGTTGCTCGGGACCCGTCGACCGCTGCTTGCGCGGAACTGGTTCCGGCCGGTCCGGGTGATGGCCGTGCTCCAGGTAGAAGCGGCCCGCGTCAGTGATCTCCGCCTGCCACTTCCCGCCCTGCTTGGGCATGGTGATCAGGCGCCGCTCCTTGAGCGCGCGGGCGGTAAGAGCGAGCTCGGGGCTGTCCGACGTGACGGGGTCGCTTCCACCCTCGATGCGGGTGAGGAGCGCGATCTGCCGGTCGTTTAACGGAGACCAAGGGTGCATGGCGATCGTCGTACCGTCTGCGGGCTCCTCGGCACAAGCCGTGGGGATGACTCTCCCGGGGCACATGCGGCGCCCGGCGCGCTCGAAGGTGGAACGCCACTCGCTGGGAGCCACCGGGGAGCCTTTCCCCGAAGTCGGCTCCCAAATGGCTCCCAAAATGGGCCCGCAACGCAAATCAGGGCCGGTGCTGATTTCTCAGCACCGGCCCTGACCTGGTGTTTTAACTGTCGGGGTGGCGGGATTTGAACCCACGACCTCTTCGTCCCGAACGAAGCGCGCTACCAAGCTGCGCTACACCCCGATTGTCGCTGCTTGTCCTGCTCAACCTGCTTGTCGCGGCGACGTCGTTTACTTTAGCCCACCGGTGGCCCCAGGCGAAATCCGGTTTTGGCGCGGTGGTGGACGAGGTTCGGGCGGATGTGGTCGAGGGTTATGAGGAGGACGGCCAGCGCGTAGAAGCCCAGGCCGAGGAGGAGGGCGTTGCCCAGGACGCTCTTGTAACCGTGCTGCTCCACGTCGAGGAAGCCGTACAGGTAGCGGTTCGGTGTGCCCGGGAGGAGGAGGTCGCCGCGGGCCAGGGAGAAGGCCAGGTAGGCCATGGGGTACAGGAGCCATGGTGCCGCCTGGCGCAGGTGCAGGTGGCCGGAGGCGGTCAGTAGCAGCCAGTTCGCGAGTGCCGCGATGGGGATCGCCGTATGCAGCGTCTGGTCGGTGATGGCGTGCCAGCCCGTCGGCGGAGACGGTGTGGTGAACGGGCTCGACGGGTTGGCCACCAGCAGGTGGTGGACCAGGGCTGCGATGACGGCGTACAGGAGTGTGGCGCCCGTCAGGGCGTCGGGGAGTGGGCGGTGGGTCGTCCAGGCGCGGCGGGCCGAGATGGTCATGACCACGGTCAGCAGGATGCTGCTCTGGATCGTGAACTGGCTCAGAACCTGGGCCGGGCTGCCCAGGACCAGTTCGATCGTCACGGCCGTGGCCGCTGCGGCGGCGGTGAGGAGGCGGAAGACCGCCGTCACGGGGCGGCGTACCGGGGTCACCACCGCCGTGGCGGGGACGGGGGAGGGGACGAGTGTCGGGCCACCCGGGAGCGCGGGGAGGTCCGGTATGTCGCTGGGTATCGGGGTGGTCATGCCCTCACGCTAGGGCGGGCGGGCAAATGGGACGATCCGGGTGGGCTGTCTGGGTTAGTCCCGCGCCGTCAGTGTCAGCAGTGTCGCCTCCGGCGGGCAGGCGAACCGTACGGGCGTGTAGCGGTTGGCGCCGCAGCCCGCCGAGACGTGGAGGTACGACGTCCGGCCCTCCGCCGTGTGCGTCGACAGGCCCTTCACGCGGTCGGTGTCGAGGTCGCAGTTGGTGACCAGGGCGCCGTAGAACGGGATGCAGAGCTGGCCGCCGTGCGTGTGGCCTGCCAGGGTCAACGGGTACGCGTCCGCCGTGAACGCGTCGAGGACCCGGAGGTAGGGGGCGTGGACGACGGCCATCGAGAAGTCTGCCGTCTCGGAGGGGCCGCCGGCCACCTGTGCGTATCGGTCCCGCTTGATGTGCGGGTCGTCCAGGCCCGTCAGTTCCAGCGACATGCCGTCGATCTTCAGCGTGCCGCGGGTGTTCGTCAGGTTCAGCCAGCCCGCCCCGTCGAAGCCGTCGCGCAGGTTCTCCCACGGGTTGTGGACCACGTCGACGGCGGGCGCGTTGCCGTTGAGGCCGTGCTTGCCCTGGACCTTCTCGACCAAGTAGCGGGCGGGGTTACGGGGTTTGGGGCCGTAGTAGTCGTTGGAGCCGAAGACGTACGCGCCCGGGAACTCCATCAGCGGACCGAGCGCGTCCAGCACCTCGGGCACGCCCTCCGGGTCGGACAGGTTGTCGCCCGTGTTGATCACGAAGTCGGGGCGCAGTCCCGCCAGGGAGCGGAGCCAGCGCTGCTTCTTGTACTGCCCGCCGACCATGTGGATGTCGGAGACCTGGAGCACGCGCAGGGGGCGCATACCGGCGGGCAGCACCGGCACGGTCACTCGTCGAAGCCGGAAGGAGCGGGTCTCGAAACCCGCCGAGTAGACGAGGCCGGCGGCGGCAACCGCCGTGATTCCCAGGGGTACTCCGTATCGCGCGCGCATGCTCCCATCGTGTCAGGCCGGAAGGGGCGGCGGAAATCCACGGGCGGTCCGCTTCCCGCACCTGCGACAATCGTTCGCATGACCACGCTCAAGTCGAAGCTCAGGGACGACCTCAACACCGCCATCAGGGCGCGCGACGAGCTCCGCTCCTCGACGCTCCGGCTCACTCTCACCGCCATCACCCAGGAAGAGGTCTCCGGCAAGGAGAAGCGCGAGCTCTCCGACGAGGAGGTCACCAAGGTGATCACCCGCGAGGCGAAGAAGCGCCGCGAGGCCGCCGAGGCCTTCGCTCAGGGCAACCGCCCCGAGCAGGCCGAGCGCGAGAAGGCGGAGGGCGAGCTCCTCGCCACCTACCTGCCCAAGCAGCTCGACGACGACGAGTTGAACCGGATCGTCTCCCAGGCCGTCGAGGAGGCCAAGGCGGCCGGTGCCGAGGGGCCGCGCGCCATGGGCCAGGTCATGAAGATCGTGAACCCGAAGGTCGCCGGCCTCGCCGAAGGCGGCCGGGTCGCCGCCGCCGTGAAGAAGCTCCTCGCCGGCTGACCTGCCGCGAACACCGACGCACCCGTACGTCGATGGGGGCGCCCTCCTCAAGGAGGGCGCCCCCATTCACGTACTAGGACTCACGCCACCCAGGCGCGCGCGGGCCCTCTACGGGAACCCTCCGTTGCCGCCGTCCCCGTTGCCGTTCCCGTTGTTGCCGCCGTTGTCGTTGCCCTGGATGAAGCCCTCGGGGATGGAGAAGGACGGCGTCGGGAACGTCGTGTTGCCGCCGTTGTTGTTGGCGCCGTTGTTGTTGCCGTCCGTCGCGCCGCCGTTGTTGTTGCCCCGGTCGTCCCCGTTGTCGCCGTCGCCGTTCTCGCGCGGCTTCTGGACGGGAGGTTCGATGATGGGGACGAGGTTGAACTGCCCGGAGTCCTTGCCTTCGAGGGCGCCGGTCATGGCGTCCTTCCAGATGGGGCCCGGGACCTTGCCGCCGAAGACGAGTTCGTTCCAGACGCCGCCGATGGTGATGTTGGTCATCTTCACGTTCTGCATGGCGCTGCCGACCCAGACGGCGCCGGACAGAGTCGGTGTGTAGCCGACGAACCAGGCGTTCTTGCGCTCGTCCGTCGTACCCGTCTTACCGGCGTTGGCGCGGCCGTCGGTGAGGCCGGCCTCCTTGCCGGTGCCGGAGTCGACGACGCCCTGGAGGAGGGTGTTGACCGTGTCCGCGGTCTTCTCCGACATGGCGCGCGAGCACGTCGACTTCGGGACCTCCAGCGACTTCTGGCGGCCGTTGATCTTCTGCGTGATCGACTCGATGGCGATCGGCGTGCAGTACATGCCCCGGGAGGCGAAGGCCGCGTACGCGCTCGCCATCGTCAGGGGCGAGATGCCCTTGGAGCCGAGGGCGATGGCGGGAACCTCGGGCAGCTTGTCGCCGTTGCCCTGCCTCACGTGCAGCGCGTCGGTCATCTTGACCACCGGGCACAGGCCGATGTCGGAGATCATCTGCACGAAGTAGGTGTTGACCGACAGCTCCATCGCCTTGCGCAGGCGGTACGGGCCCTTCTCCGACTCGCTCTCGTTCTCGACCTTCGCCTTCTCCTGGTTGGTCCACGGATTGCCGCTGCACGTCTGGACCGGGCTCGGGTACTCCATCTCGTACGGTGCCGAGTACTCCTGGATCGCCGGCCGGCCCTCCTCCAGGGCCGCCGCCGCCACGAACGGCTTGAACGTCGAACCGGTCGGGAAGCCGAAGTTGGAGCCGCCCCGGTCGTTGCCGACCGAGTAGTTGATCTCGGTCTCGTTCCTGCCGTAGCCGTACGGCTTCGACTGGCCCATGCCGAGGATCTTGCCGGTGCCCGGCTCGACCAGCGTGACCGCCGTCGCCACCTTGTCCGACTTGTACACGTGCTCCTTGATCGACGCCTGCACGGACGCCTGCGACTGCGGGTCCAGCGTCGTACGGATGGTCAGGCCGCCCTGGTTCCAGATCTTCGTCCGGTCCTCGCGGGTCTTGCCGAAGACCGGGCTGGCGAGGAACTCCCTCTCGACGTACTTGCAGAAGAAGCTGGCCCCCTTGACCGCCGCGATGCAGCCGTTCTTGGGCTTGCTGACCTTCAGGCCGAGCGGCGCCTCCTTGGCGGCGTCGGCCTCCTGCTGGGGGATGTCACCGACCTCCGCCATCCGCTGGAGCACGGTGTTACGGCGCTTGATGGCCTCCGCCGGGTCGTTCACCGGGTCGAACCGGGTCGGCTGCTGGACGACGCCGGCCAGGAGGGCCGCCTGGGGGAGGGTGAGGTCCTTCGCGGACTTGGAGAAGTAGCGCCGGGAGCCGGCCTCGGCGCCGTAGGCCTGCTGGCCGAAGTACGTGATGTTCAGGTAGTTCTCGAGGATCTTCTTCTTGCCCAGCTCCTCCTCGACCTGGATCGCGTACTTCAGCTCCTTGACCTTGCGGCCGATGGTCTGCTGCTGGGCCTGCGCGACCTTCGTCGGGTCGTCGCCCGCCTCCTCGACGAACACGTTCTTCACGAGCTGCTGCGTGAGCGTGGAAGCGCCCTCCGCGACGCCACCGCTCTGCGCGTTCTTGTTGAGGGCGCGCAGGACGCCCTTGAGGTCGACCGCACCGTGCTCGTAGAACCGGGAGTCCTCGATGGCGACGATCGCCTTCTGCAGGTAGGGCGAGATGTCCTTGAGCTCGACGACCGTGCGGTCGCGCGAGTAGACCGTGGCGAGCTGGCCGCCCTTGGCGTCAAGGATCGTGGTGCGCTGGCTGAGCGGCGGGCGCTTGAGATTGGCCGGGATCTCGTCGAACCCCTCTACCGAACCCTTGGCCGCGAGACCGAGCGCGCCGGCGGCGGGCAGGGCGATCCCTGCCATGACGGCTCCCGCGAGCACGCTGACACCGAGGAACTTGGCGGCCTGCTGTGTTGTCGACAGGCCACCGCCCGAGCGCTTGTTTGGCATGAGGGCAGCCTACGTTCTCATTCGCCGGACACACGTATAGGCCTTGGCCTAAGCTGCTCACAACTGTCACAGCAGTGAGGTCACGTATCAATACGTCCGTGAGACCCGAATCGTTTCGGATGTAGCCCAACTTTTTTTGTGGAGAACGTGCCCGGATCCGCCTTGTGTGTCACGAGGTGTCCGTTGTGACCCAGGTGAACTGTCCCGCTTTGCCGGGATAGTCACGCATGTCGGTCGCTCACTCCCCCGGGTGATCTGCCGCTTACCCATAGTCCGTTCGGGCCATTCAAGATTGGGCCCGAAGGGGGTGTTGCGTCGTGCCCGCCTTCCGTAACGTCCTCAACTGGCGGCGGTGAATATGCCGCTGCCGCCGTGGGGGAGCCTCGATTCGGGAGAGGACGGCGCCGGTATGGGCTGGGTAACCGACTGGAGTGCGCAGGCGGCCTGCCGCACTACCGATCCGGATGAACTGTTCGTTCAAGGAGCAGCGCAGAACAGGGCCAAGGCGGTGTGCACCGGATGTCCGGTACGCACGGAATGCCTGGCCGACGCGCTCGACAACCATGTCGAGTTCGGCGTGTGGGGAGGAATGACGGAGCGGGAGCGCCGCGCACTGCTGCGCAGGCGTCCCACCGTCACCTCGTGGCGCCGGCTGCTCGAAACAGCGCGTACGGAGTACGAGCGGGGGGCGGGAATCCTGCCTCTCGATGAGGAAGAGGTGTACGAGAACTACTTGGCGGTGGGCTGAGCCGCCGTCTCGGTCAGTCACTCGCCTCCGCAAGCTCCGGCAGCTCTGGCCGGTCGGTCGCGAGCCGGTTACCGATGTCCCGCAGTCCTGCGAGGTCATGTACATCGCCGGGCAGCGCGGCGACCTCGGTCACGGCCACCTCCGGGTGGAGCGAGGTGAAGCGGTCCCGTGTGCGCTGCTCGCGGGAGAGCAGTTGCATACGGTCGGCGTGCAGCCGGAGCAGGCCTGCGGTGAGTTGTTGGACGGTGGGCTCACTCGGGTCGGCGGTCGATTCACTGTCGGTGGTGGTGGGGGAGCCTTCGGCGTGTTCGGCATCCACGTCGTGAGCCGGACGGTCTGGATGGTCTGAACTGCCGTACGTGTCGGGAGAGTTACGAAGTCCAGCTTTCCCGTCCTCCTGATCGACAATGCGGGGCTCTTCAAGATTTTCCGCGGCGGCGAGCGCACGCTCGGCCGACAGTTGGGCGGCGCCGCTGCCGTGGACCCGGTTGAGCACCAGTCCGGCGAGCGGCATGTCCTCCGCGGCCAGCCGCTCGACGAAGTACGCGGCCTCGCGCAGCGCGTCGCGCTCCGGTGCCGCCACCACCAGGAACGCCGTGCCGGGTGCCTGAAGCAGCTGGTACGTGGCATCGGCGCGGGTACGGAAACCACCGAAGGTGGTGTCCATCGCCGCGACGAACGTCTGGACGTCCTTGAGGAGTTGGCCGCCGAGAAGCTTGCCCAGGGTGCCCGTCATCATCGACATGCCGACGTTCAGGAACTTCATCCCCGCGCGCCCGCCCAGTTTCGCCGGCGCCGTCAGCAGCCGGATCAGCCGGCCGTCGAGAAACGAACCGAGCCGCTTCGGGGCGTCCAGGAAGTCCAGCGCGGACCGGGACGGAGGCGTGTCGACGACGATGAGATCCCAGTCGTCGCGGGCTCGCAGCTGCCCCAGTTTCTCCATCGCCATGTACTCCTGCGTGCCCGCGAAGCCCGCCGAAAGCGACTGGTAGAAGGGGTTGGCGAGGATCGCGGCGGCCCGCTCCCCGTCGGCGTGCGCCTCGACGATCTCGTCGAACGTACGCTTCATGTCGAGCATCATCGCGTGCAGCTCGCCGGGGCCCTCGACGCCCTTGACCCGCCGCGGGACGTTGTCGAGCGAGTCGATGCCCATGGACTGGGCGAGCCTGCGGGCCGGGTCGATGGTGAGCACGACCACCTTCCGCCCCCGCTCGGCGGCGCGCAGCCCGAGCGCCGCCGCCGTGGTCGTCTTACCGACCCCGCCGGCTCCGCAGCACACCACGATCCGCGTGTGCGGGTCGTCGATCAGTGGATCCACCGCGAGCACGCGCGCGGGGGACAGGCCATGGCGGGAAGCGGTGCCGTGCGGGTCCGGGCTCATGACATCCTCTGCTTCCGCAGTTCGTTGGCCAGTTCGTACAGACCTGCCAGGTCCATGCCCTCGGTGAACAGCGGCAGTTCGTGCAACGGCAGATGCAACCCGCCCAGCACGGAACGCTGTTCGTGCTCCAGCGCATACCGCTCGGCGTACTCCTCGGCCTGGGTCAGCAACGGGTCCACCAGCTTCTCGGCGTGGCCGCCGCGCCGTGCCCCGCCGAGCCCGGCGGCCGACAGCGACCGCGCGAGCGCGGTGCGCGGAGCCGCTCGTACGAGTTCCAGCTCTGCCTCGTCCAAGACCTCGGGCCGCACCATGTTGACGATGATCCGTCCCACCGGCAGCTTGGCCGCCCGCAGCTCGGCGATACCGTCCGCGGTCTCCTGGACGGGCATCTCCTCCAGGAGTGTCACCAGATGCACCGCCGTCTCCGGCGACTTGAGCACGCGCATCACGGCCTGCGCCTGATTGTGTATCGGGCCGATCTTCGCGAGGCCGGCCACCTCGTCGTTGACGTTCAGGAAACGTGTGATGCGGCCGGTCGGCGGGGCGTCCATCACGACGTGGTCGTAGGCGAACCGCCCGCTCTTGTCCTTCCGGCGGACCGCCTCGCACGCCTTGCCGGTCAGGAGTACGTCCCTGATCCCGGGGGCGACGGTGGTGGCGAAGTCGATAGCGCCGAGTTTCTTCAGGGCGCGGCCTGCGCTCCCGAGTTTGTAGAACATCTGGAGGTAGTCCAGCAGCGCCTGCTCGGGGTCGATGGCGAGGGCGAACACCTCCCCGCCCCCGGGAGCGACGGCGACCTTCCGCTCCTCATAAGGCAGCACTTCTGTCTCGAAGAGCTGCGCGATGCCCTGCCTGCCCTCGACCTCGACGAGAAGCGTGCGCTTCCCCTCGGTGGCGAGGGCGAGCGCGAGCGCTGCGGCGACCGTGGTCTTTCCGGTCCCGCCCTTACCGCTGACGACCTGGAACCTGCTCACGTATTCGAGATTAACCAGTCCGGCTCGAAGCTACGCCGGAGGCTGTGGACAACGTGGGCGCGAGGTGCCCGGCGCCAGCGGATAAAGTCGCCTCCATGACCAAGTGGGAATACTCGACCGTGCCGCTGCTCGTCCACGCCACGAAGCAGATTCTGGACACCTGGGGCGAGGACGGCTGGGAGCTCGTCCAGGTCGTGCCCGGGCCGAACAACCCCGAGCAGCTCGTGGCGTACCTGAAGAGGGAGAAGGCGTGAGCGCGGTCGAGGCGCGCCTCGCCGAACTGGGCCTGACCCTGCCGGCTGTCGTGCCGCCGCTGGCCGCGTACCAGCCGGCTGTGCGGTCGGGGGTGTACGTGTACACCTCGGGCCAGCTGCCCATGGTGGACGGGAAACTTCCGGTCACCGGGAAGGTGGGCGCGGAGGTCACGCCCGAGGAGGCCAAACAACTGGCCCGCACGTGTGCGCTGAACGCGCTCGCGGCGGTCAAGTCGGTCGCCGGTGACCTCGACCGGATCGCGCGCGTCGTGAAGGTCGTCGGCTTCGTCGCCTCGGCGCCCGACTTCACGGGCCAGCCCGGGGTCGTCAACGGCGCGAGCGAACTCCTCGGCGAGGTACTGGGCGACAAGGGCGTCCACGCGCGCAGCGCGGTCGGCGTGGCGGTACTGCCACTGGACGCGCCTGTCGAGGTCGAGGTCCAGGTGGAGCTGAGCGATCTTTAGCCCGTCCGGCGTTTGAGGACGAGCGCGATACGGGGGTCTGGGGCAGCGCCCCCAGGGATGGGACGGGTAGGGGCGGCGGGGGCGAGAACCCTCGGGGCCTCGAACATGCGCCCACCACCGGATAGCCTCCGCCCATGGCAAACGGGCAGTGGTACCCACCGGAGTGGCCGGACCTCATCCGTGGGCTCGCCGAAGGCACCCTCACCCCGGTCACCCCCAAGCGCGCGGCCACCGTCATGCTCCTGAAGGACACCGACACCGGCCCCGTCGTCCACATGCTGCGCAGACGCGCCTCCATGGCCTTCGCCGGGGGCGCGTACGCGTATCCGGGCGGCGGAGTCGACCCGCGCGA
Protein-coding sequences here:
- a CDS encoding ArsA-related P-loop ATPase; amino-acid sequence: MSRFQVVSGKGGTGKTTVAAALALALATEGKRTLLVEVEGRQGIAQLFETEVLPYEERKVAVAPGGGEVFALAIDPEQALLDYLQMFYKLGSAGRALKKLGAIDFATTVAPGIRDVLLTGKACEAVRRKDKSGRFAYDHVVMDAPPTGRITRFLNVNDEVAGLAKIGPIHNQAQAVMRVLKSPETAVHLVTLLEEMPVQETADGIAELRAAKLPVGRIIVNMVRPEVLDEAELELVRAAPRTALARSLSAAGLGGARRGGHAEKLVDPLLTQAEEYAERYALEHEQRSVLGGLHLPLHELPLFTEGMDLAGLYELANELRKQRMS
- a CDS encoding RidA family protein, which codes for MSAVEARLAELGLTLPAVVPPLAAYQPAVRSGVYVYTSGQLPMVDGKLPVTGKVGAEVTPEEAKQLARTCALNALAAVKSVAGDLDRIARVVKVVGFVASAPDFTGQPGVVNGASELLGEVLGDKGVHARSAVGVAVLPLDAPVEVEVQVELSDL
- a CDS encoding DUF4177 domain-containing protein, which encodes MTKWEYSTVPLLVHATKQILDTWGEDGWELVQVVPGPNNPEQLVAYLKREKA
- a CDS encoding ArsA family ATPase, translated to MSPDPHGTASRHGLSPARVLAVDPLIDDPHTRIVVCCGAGGVGKTTTAAALGLRAAERGRKVVVLTIDPARRLAQSMGIDSLDNVPRRVKGVEGPGELHAMMLDMKRTFDEIVEAHADGERAAAILANPFYQSLSAGFAGTQEYMAMEKLGQLRARDDWDLIVVDTPPSRSALDFLDAPKRLGSFLDGRLIRLLTAPAKLGGRAGMKFLNVGMSMMTGTLGKLLGGQLLKDVQTFVAAMDTTFGGFRTRADATYQLLQAPGTAFLVVAAPERDALREAAYFVERLAAEDMPLAGLVLNRVHGSGAAQLSAERALAAAENLEEPRIVDQEDGKAGLRNSPDTYGSSDHPDRPAHDVDAEHAEGSPTTTDSESTADPSEPTVQQLTAGLLRLHADRMQLLSREQRTRDRFTSLHPEVAVTEVAALPGDVHDLAGLRDIGNRLATDRPELPELAEASD